A single region of the Agromyces sp. Leaf222 genome encodes:
- a CDS encoding NUDIX hydrolase produces the protein MRAETAVYAAGAVCWRIIDGRMHVLLIHRTVHGDVTIPKGKVDPGETLPQTAVREIQEETGLAIALGVPLGISRYMMPSGREKVVHYWAGEVSDHALQHSTFKPNAEVAALEWVTIKRARGYLTYAPDVEILENFAALVEQGVTSTFALLLVRHGKALARSGWKGDDSARPLTARGVAQAAALADTLAAWRPERIVSSPAIRCVTTVRPLSAATSIKVKLKPGISEDAWASGDADIRGVVGKRIRSGRSVVLCSHGPVLPEIIREISLATSTPLGSYVTDAAELEPGGFSVVHVSKTNSGSGVIAIETHAPKA, from the coding sequence ATGAGGGCCGAGACGGCGGTGTACGCCGCCGGCGCCGTGTGCTGGCGCATCATCGACGGCCGCATGCACGTGCTGCTCATCCACCGCACGGTGCACGGCGACGTGACCATCCCGAAGGGCAAGGTCGACCCGGGCGAGACGCTCCCCCAGACCGCGGTGCGCGAGATCCAGGAGGAGACGGGGCTCGCGATCGCGCTCGGCGTGCCGCTCGGCATCTCGCGCTACATGATGCCGAGCGGGCGCGAGAAGGTCGTGCACTACTGGGCGGGCGAGGTCAGCGACCATGCCCTGCAGCATTCGACCTTCAAGCCCAACGCCGAGGTCGCCGCGCTCGAATGGGTCACCATCAAGCGTGCGCGCGGCTACCTGACGTACGCACCGGATGTCGAGATCCTCGAGAACTTCGCGGCACTCGTCGAGCAGGGCGTCACGAGCACGTTCGCGCTCCTGCTGGTGCGCCACGGCAAGGCGCTCGCCCGCAGCGGCTGGAAGGGCGACGACTCCGCCAGGCCCCTCACCGCCAGGGGCGTCGCGCAGGCCGCGGCCCTCGCGGACACCCTCGCCGCGTGGCGGCCGGAGCGCATCGTCTCGAGTCCCGCGATTCGCTGCGTCACGACCGTGCGACCGCTCTCGGCCGCGACGTCGATCAAGGTCAAGCTGAAGCCCGGCATCAGCGAGGATGCATGGGCGAGCGGCGATGCCGACATCCGAGGCGTCGTCGGCAAGCGCATCCGCTCCGGCCGGTCGGTCGTGCTCTGCAGCCACGGCCCGGTGCTGCCCGAGATCATCCGCGAGATCTCCCTCGCCACGTCGACGCCGTTGGGCTCCTACGTGACGGATGCCGCCGAGCTCGAGCCCGGCGGATTCAGCGTCGTGCACGTGTCCAAGACGAACTCCGGGTCGGGCGTCATCGCGATCGAGACGCACGCACCGAAGGCCTGA
- a CDS encoding RNA degradosome polyphosphate kinase — protein MTTDSALDEDRTSSDFDDDFEPFDIEGAPDLPAERYLDRELSWLAFNKRVLELAEDSSLPVLERANFLAIFASNLDEFFMVRVAGLKRRIITGLAVPTNVGRAPLDVLGDVSKQAHELQSRHAAVYQDLVKPALAEAGIRVVTWSALGDEARDHLRDYFSSQIFPVLMPLAVDPAHPFPYISGLSLNLSVRVRNSRTGRQEFARVKVPQMLPRFVRVDPTESVENARYVTLEELIANHLGDLFPGMEILEHHVFRVTRNEDVEIEEDETENLIKALEKELLRRRFGPPIRLEVTDDMDDVTLGLLVRELDVTDQEVFRLPAPLDLGGLFDLSRLDRPELHYPIHVPVTAQQLQPSDTNLRADIFKAVSRRDVLLHHPYESFATSVQAFLEQAAADPDVLAIKQTLYRTSGDSPIVEALIDAAESGKQVLALVEIKARFDEQANITWARKLEKAGVHVVYGLVGLKTHCKLALVIRQEKGTLRHYSHIGTGNYNPKTSRIYEDLGLLTADDQVGKDLTRLFNELSGYAIEKKFKRLLVAPLHLRKGLLKHIAAEVANAKAGKPAGIRIKVNSMVDEAIIDALYRASNSGVKVEVWVRGICSLRPGIPGLSENITVRSILGRYLEHSRIFSFANAGDPQIHIGSADMMHRNLDRRVEALVRLTDPGHVTEVNALFDRAMDDTTSSWHLDGDGTWTRRAVDESGQPLEDMQSSLMLEIAQRSSRSGQRR, from the coding sequence ATGACCACGGACAGCGCACTCGACGAAGACCGCACGTCGAGCGATTTCGACGACGACTTCGAACCGTTCGACATCGAAGGCGCCCCCGACCTTCCGGCGGAGCGCTACCTCGATCGCGAACTGAGCTGGCTCGCGTTCAACAAGCGGGTGCTCGAGCTGGCGGAGGACTCCTCGCTGCCGGTGCTCGAGCGAGCCAACTTCCTCGCGATCTTCGCCTCGAACCTCGACGAGTTCTTCATGGTGCGAGTGGCCGGCCTCAAGCGCCGCATCATCACCGGGCTCGCGGTGCCCACGAACGTCGGCCGCGCCCCGCTCGACGTGCTGGGCGACGTCTCGAAGCAGGCGCACGAACTGCAGTCCAGGCACGCCGCCGTCTACCAGGACCTCGTGAAGCCGGCGCTGGCCGAGGCGGGCATCCGCGTGGTCACCTGGAGCGCGCTCGGCGACGAGGCGCGCGACCACCTCCGCGACTACTTCTCCAGCCAGATCTTCCCGGTGCTGATGCCGCTCGCGGTCGACCCGGCGCATCCGTTCCCCTATATCTCCGGTCTCTCGCTGAACCTCTCGGTGCGCGTGCGCAACTCGCGCACCGGTCGGCAGGAGTTCGCCCGCGTCAAGGTGCCGCAGATGCTGCCGCGCTTCGTGCGCGTCGACCCGACCGAGTCGGTCGAGAACGCCAGGTACGTCACCCTCGAGGAGCTCATCGCCAACCACCTCGGCGATCTCTTCCCCGGCATGGAGATCCTCGAGCACCACGTGTTCCGCGTCACGCGCAACGAGGACGTCGAGATCGAGGAGGACGAGACCGAGAACCTCATCAAGGCGCTCGAGAAGGAGCTGCTGCGTCGCAGGTTCGGTCCGCCCATCCGCCTCGAGGTCACCGACGACATGGACGACGTCACGCTCGGCCTGCTCGTGCGCGAGCTCGACGTCACCGACCAGGAGGTCTTCCGCCTCCCGGCGCCGCTCGACCTCGGGGGCCTCTTCGACCTCTCGCGCCTCGACCGGCCCGAACTGCACTACCCGATCCACGTGCCGGTGACGGCGCAGCAGCTGCAGCCGTCCGACACGAACCTGCGGGCCGACATCTTCAAGGCCGTCTCGCGGCGCGACGTGCTGCTGCACCACCCCTACGAGTCGTTCGCGACGAGCGTGCAGGCCTTCCTCGAGCAGGCCGCCGCCGATCCCGACGTGCTCGCGATCAAGCAGACGCTCTACCGCACGTCGGGCGACAGCCCCATCGTCGAGGCGCTCATCGACGCTGCCGAGTCCGGCAAGCAGGTGCTGGCCCTCGTCGAGATCAAGGCGCGCTTCGACGAGCAGGCGAACATCACCTGGGCGCGCAAGCTCGAGAAGGCCGGCGTGCACGTGGTCTACGGGCTCGTCGGCCTGAAGACCCACTGCAAGCTCGCGCTCGTGATCCGCCAGGAGAAGGGCACGCTGCGGCACTACTCCCACATCGGAACGGGCAACTACAACCCCAAGACGAGCCGCATCTACGAGGACCTCGGGCTGCTCACCGCCGACGACCAGGTCGGCAAGGACCTCACGCGCCTGTTCAACGAGCTGTCCGGCTACGCGATCGAGAAGAAGTTCAAGCGCCTGCTCGTCGCCCCGCTGCACCTGCGCAAGGGGCTCCTGAAGCACATCGCCGCCGAGGTGGCCAACGCGAAGGCCGGCAAGCCCGCCGGCATCCGCATCAAGGTCAACTCGATGGTCGACGAGGCCATCATCGACGCGCTCTACCGCGCCTCGAACTCGGGTGTGAAGGTCGAGGTGTGGGTGCGCGGCATCTGCAGCCTCCGGCCCGGCATCCCCGGGCTCAGCGAGAACATCACGGTGCGCTCGATCCTCGGGCGATACCTCGAGCACTCGCGCATCTTCTCGTTCGCCAACGCCGGCGATCCGCAGATCCACATCGGCTCCGCCGACATGATGCACCGCAACCTCGACCGTCGCGTCGAGGCGCTCGTGCGCCTCACCGACCCCGGCCACGTCACCGAGGTGAACGCGCTGTTCGACCGCGCCATGGACGACACGACGAGCTCGTGGCACCTCGACGGCGACGGAACGTGGACCAGGCGCGCGGTCGACGAGTCCGGACAGCCGCTCGAGGACATGCAGTCCTCGCTCATGCTCGAGATCGCCCAGCGCAGCAGTCGATCAGGCCAACGCCGATGA
- a CDS encoding response regulator transcription factor — translation MAQLLILSPAANEEVLPALSLLSHRTRIIPASPEQLVRAPESDLVFLDARTNLAAAKALAQILRTTGLSSPLLLIVTEGGLTAVTPDWGVDDVVLEHAGPAEVDARIRLALGRAAATQPSERIQTSGVVIDEASYSAKVHGRTLDLTYKEFELLRFLAAHPSRVFTREQLLSEVWGYDYFGGTRTVDVHVRRLRAKLGDLDSLIGTVRNVGYRFNVHEDDEGAPVTTR, via the coding sequence GTGGCGCAGTTGCTGATCCTGTCGCCGGCGGCTAACGAAGAAGTTCTTCCGGCGCTTTCACTGCTGTCTCACCGAACGCGGATCATCCCCGCTTCGCCTGAGCAGCTGGTCAGAGCGCCCGAATCGGACCTCGTCTTCCTCGACGCGCGCACGAACCTCGCCGCGGCGAAGGCCCTCGCGCAGATCCTGCGCACCACCGGCCTCTCGTCGCCGCTCCTGCTCATCGTCACCGAGGGCGGCCTCACGGCGGTCACCCCCGACTGGGGCGTCGACGACGTCGTGCTCGAGCACGCCGGCCCGGCCGAGGTCGACGCGCGCATCCGGCTCGCGCTCGGGCGCGCGGCGGCGACGCAGCCGTCCGAACGCATCCAGACCTCCGGCGTCGTGATCGACGAGGCCAGCTACTCCGCCAAGGTGCACGGTCGAACGCTCGACCTCACCTACAAGGAGTTCGAGCTGCTGCGATTCCTCGCGGCGCATCCGTCGCGCGTGTTCACTCGAGAGCAGTTGCTCAGCGAGGTCTGGGGGTACGACTACTTCGGCGGCACGCGCACGGTCGACGTGCACGTGCGGCGCCTGCGCGCCAAGCTCGGCGATCTCGACAGCCTCATCGGCACGGTCCGCAACGTCGGATACCGCTTCAACGTGCACGAAGACGACGAAGGCGCCCCCGTCACGACCCGTTGA
- a CDS encoding FABP family protein, which yields MIDLPVDLPAELVPLSWLLGVWEGSGVLDYTVGDEKVTHEFGQRISFSHDGLPHLNYTSYTWLFPAEPDGDPRPLATETGYWRIARELGDGDPGPALLPGVGESRIRSADDVETLRNADGGFDLEVSLVHPGGVAELYLGQVKGPRIDLATDAVMRGAGAKDYSAATRLYGLVEGHLLWAWDIAALGQDLRTHASARLAKVD from the coding sequence ATGATCGATCTCCCCGTCGACCTGCCGGCGGAACTCGTTCCGCTCTCGTGGCTCCTCGGGGTCTGGGAGGGCTCCGGCGTCCTCGACTACACGGTCGGCGACGAGAAGGTCACGCACGAGTTCGGGCAGCGCATCAGCTTCAGCCACGATGGCCTGCCGCACCTGAACTACACGTCGTACACGTGGCTGTTCCCGGCCGAGCCTGACGGCGACCCGCGTCCGCTCGCGACCGAGACCGGGTACTGGCGCATCGCGCGCGAGCTCGGCGACGGCGATCCCGGCCCGGCCCTGCTGCCCGGTGTCGGGGAGTCCCGCATCCGATCGGCCGACGACGTCGAGACGCTCCGCAACGCCGACGGCGGCTTCGACCTCGAGGTCTCGCTCGTGCACCCCGGCGGCGTCGCCGAGCTCTACCTGGGCCAGGTCAAGGGTCCGCGCATCGACCTCGCGACCGATGCGGTCATGCGTGGCGCCGGCGCGAAGGACTACTCGGCGGCGACCCGCCTCTACGGCCTGGTCGAGGGGCACCTGCTCTGGGCGTGGGACATCGCCGCCCTGGGGCAAGACCTTCGCACGCACGCCTCTGCCCGCCTCGCGAAGGTCGACTGA
- a CDS encoding folate-binding protein YgfZ, which yields MSASPFLSLPGAVPTEDVDEAVAGPGHYGNPIVEQRHLERGTAIVDLSDRGIVTVTGPDRLSWLHSMASQSFARLRPGESIEALFLDASGRIEHVVHAIDDGETTWLIVEGADAAPLVSFLDRMRFMLRVEVADRSGEFAVLGAMSASALDAAVPAASPAGVALDWNDPWSARIPGTHRYARDAGHPASDWHFIERIVAREARSEAAAAVRAGRVEVAGSLAAEALRIAAWRPRLATEVDERSLPHELDWLQSAVDLGKGCYKGQETVAKVLNLGRPPRRLVLLHLDGSDTVLPAPGDEVIGEKVRPEPAPGEAPERRVVGHITSSTMHHELGPVALAVIKRQVPADLPLIVESHGTDVAAAQVEIVPAEAASAVDVPRLPRLGSRP from the coding sequence ATGTCCGCGTCTCCCTTCCTCTCGCTCCCCGGCGCCGTCCCGACCGAAGACGTCGACGAGGCCGTCGCCGGCCCAGGCCACTACGGCAACCCGATCGTCGAGCAGCGCCACCTCGAGCGCGGCACCGCGATCGTCGACCTCTCCGATCGCGGCATCGTCACGGTCACGGGTCCCGACCGCCTCTCGTGGCTGCACTCCATGGCCAGCCAGTCGTTCGCCCGCCTGCGTCCGGGCGAGAGCATCGAGGCGCTCTTCCTCGACGCATCCGGTCGCATCGAGCACGTGGTGCACGCCATCGACGACGGCGAGACGACCTGGCTCATCGTCGAGGGAGCGGATGCCGCGCCGCTGGTGTCCTTCCTCGACCGCATGCGCTTCATGCTCCGCGTCGAGGTCGCCGACCGATCGGGCGAGTTCGCCGTGCTCGGCGCGATGTCCGCGTCCGCGCTCGACGCGGCCGTGCCCGCCGCCTCGCCCGCCGGCGTCGCGCTCGACTGGAACGACCCGTGGTCGGCGCGCATCCCCGGCACGCACCGCTATGCGCGCGACGCGGGGCATCCGGCATCCGACTGGCACTTCATCGAGCGCATCGTCGCTCGCGAGGCCCGCTCCGAGGCGGCCGCAGCGGTGCGCGCCGGCCGCGTCGAGGTCGCAGGCTCGCTCGCCGCCGAGGCGCTGCGCATCGCCGCATGGCGTCCGCGGCTCGCCACCGAGGTCGACGAGCGGAGCCTGCCGCACGAGCTCGACTGGTTGCAGAGCGCGGTCGACCTCGGCAAGGGCTGCTACAAGGGCCAGGAGACCGTGGCCAAAGTGCTGAACCTCGGGCGACCCCCTCGGCGGCTCGTGCTCCTGCACCTCGATGGCAGCGACACCGTGCTTCCGGCCCCGGGCGACGAGGTCATCGGCGAGAAGGTGCGCCCCGAGCCGGCGCCGGGCGAGGCGCCCGAGCGGCGCGTCGTCGGCCACATCACGTCGAGCACCATGCACCACGAGCTCGGCCCGGTCGCGCTCGCGGTGATCAAGCGGCAGGTGCCGGCCGATCTCCCGCTGATCGTCGAGAGCCACGGCACGGATGTCGCGGCCGCCCAGGTCGAGATCGTGCCGGCCGAGGCGGCGTCCGCCGTCGACGTGCCGCGACTGCCGAGGCTCGGCTCGCGCCCCTGA
- a CDS encoding class I SAM-dependent methyltransferase: MPADASPHPRRLRPGQRVGTVTRGTTNTNRLRRVDRWIAAHPAFLHAVDPFVVDLGYGASGVTTLELATRLAHVRPGLRVLGLEIEPERVRVAREQLSGVRAGERHFPPGLQVDFAVGGFEVPVAGGARPAVIRAFNVLRQYDESEVAAAWALMRSRLAPGGLLVEGTCDELGRVSSWVGIGEAGPRTFTVSLRRSGLELPSVVAERLPKALIHRNVPGERIHALLGDLDLAWRTHAAMAVYGPSQRWIATVATLRHEGWPIIGGPRRARLGELTVPWSAVAPLG, from the coding sequence ATGCCCGCGGATGCCTCGCCCCACCCCCGGCGGCTTCGACCCGGGCAGCGCGTGGGCACCGTCACCCGCGGCACCACGAACACCAACCGCCTGCGCCGCGTCGATCGCTGGATCGCCGCGCACCCGGCCTTCCTGCACGCCGTCGACCCCTTCGTCGTCGACCTCGGCTACGGGGCGAGCGGCGTCACGACGCTCGAGCTCGCCACCCGACTGGCGCATGTCAGGCCGGGCCTGCGCGTGCTCGGCCTCGAGATCGAGCCGGAGCGGGTGCGCGTCGCACGCGAGCAGCTCTCCGGGGTGCGCGCGGGCGAGCGGCACTTCCCTCCGGGGCTCCAGGTCGACTTCGCGGTCGGGGGCTTCGAGGTGCCGGTCGCCGGCGGCGCCAGGCCCGCGGTGATCCGCGCGTTCAACGTGCTGCGGCAGTACGACGAGTCGGAGGTCGCGGCGGCCTGGGCGTTGATGCGCTCGAGGCTCGCGCCAGGGGGCCTGCTCGTGGAGGGCACCTGCGACGAACTCGGCCGGGTCTCGAGTTGGGTCGGCATCGGCGAGGCCGGCCCCCGCACCTTCACCGTGAGCCTGCGCCGCTCCGGGCTTGAGCTGCCCTCGGTCGTCGCCGAGCGCCTGCCCAAGGCGCTCATCCACCGCAACGTGCCTGGCGAGCGCATCCACGCCCTGCTCGGCGACCTCGACCTCGCGTGGCGCACGCACGCGGCGATGGCCGTCTACGGACCGTCGCAGCGGTGGATCGCCACCGTCGCGACGCTGCGCCACGAGGGATGGCCGATCATCGGCGGCCCGCGCCGCGCCAGGCTCGGCGAGTTGACGGTGCCGTGGTCGGCGGTCGCCCCGCTCGGCTGA
- a CDS encoding phosphoglyceromutase, with the protein MPHTLVLLRHGNSEWNQKNLFTGWVDVRLSELGRTEAARAGELLAESGLLPDVLHTSVLTRAIQTANIALDVADRAWIDVRRTWRLNERHYGALQGLDKAETLEKYGPEQFQLWRRSFDVPPPVLADDAEYSQVGDARYADLADDELPRTECLKDVIDRMLPYWHDGIVPDLAEGKTVLVTAHGNSLRALVKHLDGISDDDIAELNIPTGIPLVYELGDDFTPLAPGRYLDPEAAAAGAAAVAAQGKK; encoded by the coding sequence ATGCCTCACACCCTCGTGCTGCTTCGCCACGGCAACAGCGAATGGAACCAGAAGAACCTGTTCACCGGTTGGGTCGACGTTCGGCTCAGCGAACTCGGACGCACCGAGGCCGCCCGTGCGGGCGAGCTCCTCGCCGAGTCGGGCCTGCTGCCCGACGTGCTGCACACCTCGGTGCTCACCCGCGCCATCCAGACCGCGAACATCGCGCTCGACGTGGCCGACCGCGCCTGGATCGACGTGCGTCGCACCTGGCGCCTCAACGAGCGCCACTACGGTGCGCTGCAGGGCCTCGACAAGGCCGAGACGCTCGAGAAGTACGGCCCCGAGCAGTTCCAGCTCTGGCGCCGTTCGTTCGACGTGCCGCCGCCGGTGCTCGCAGACGACGCCGAGTACTCGCAGGTCGGCGATGCCCGATACGCCGACCTCGCCGATGACGAACTGCCGCGCACCGAGTGCCTGAAGGACGTCATCGACCGCATGCTGCCGTACTGGCACGACGGCATCGTGCCCGACCTCGCTGAGGGCAAGACCGTGCTCGTGACCGCGCACGGCAACTCGCTGCGCGCGCTCGTCAAGCACCTCGACGGCATCAGCGACGACGACATCGCCGAGCTGAACATCCCCACCGGCATCCCGCTCGTCTACGAGCTCGGCGACGACTTCACGCCGCTCGCGCCCGGGCGCTACCTCGACCCCGAGGCCGCAGCGGCAGGTGCTGCCGCGGTCGCCGCGCAGGGCAAGAAGTAG
- the phoU gene encoding phosphate signaling complex protein PhoU: MREVFQQELREVQERLVEIAELVATSIDKATRAFNESDVSLAEEVIADDHRIDQAAVELDELAITILARQSPVARDLRTVVSALRISASLERMGDMSTHIAQLARYRFPDKVVPKRLRGTFADMGALDVEIAQKLTELLRTEDVKLAEEIRNEDDKVDDLHLSVFDTVLGEKWKGEAADTVDATLASRYHERFADHAVSIAKKVQYLVTGDWDPDISAGL, encoded by the coding sequence ATGCGTGAGGTGTTCCAGCAGGAACTTCGAGAAGTCCAGGAGCGACTCGTCGAGATCGCCGAGCTCGTCGCGACGTCGATCGACAAGGCGACTCGGGCGTTCAACGAGTCCGACGTGAGTCTCGCCGAGGAGGTGATCGCCGACGACCACCGCATCGACCAGGCCGCCGTCGAGCTCGACGAGCTCGCCATCACGATCCTCGCCCGCCAGTCGCCGGTCGCCCGCGACCTGCGCACGGTGGTCAGCGCGCTACGCATCAGCGCGTCGCTCGAGCGCATGGGCGACATGTCGACCCACATCGCCCAGCTCGCGCGCTACCGGTTCCCCGACAAGGTCGTGCCCAAGCGGCTCCGCGGCACGTTCGCCGACATGGGCGCGCTCGACGTCGAGATCGCGCAGAAGCTCACCGAGCTGCTGCGCACCGAAGACGTCAAGCTCGCCGAGGAGATCCGCAACGAGGACGACAAGGTCGACGACCTGCACCTGTCGGTCTTCGACACCGTGCTCGGCGAGAAGTGGAAGGGCGAGGCGGCCGACACCGTCGACGCCACCCTCGCGAGCCGGTACCACGAGCGCTTCGCCGACCACGCGGTCTCGATCGCCAAGAAGGTGCAGTACCTCGTCACGGGTGACTGGGATCCCGACATCAGCGCCGGCCTCTGA
- a CDS encoding cell wall metabolism sensor histidine kinase WalK encodes MDSIWLVLGALALGAFLGAGFLLLLYMAERRGARAAQVIAPTIPDGVEQVLDVLESAGIVLDPSNNVLKASPGALSLGLVRGSALVHPDLLELAASVRRSGETIADEFTLARGPYGDSTMRLRVLVARLGTRFVLLLADDRTESYRLDEVRRDFVANISHELKTPIASVSLLAEALDQAADEPDQVRRFAGRLSTEAARLAHITSEVIELSRLQARDALRPDVLVAIDEVVADAVDQNRIVAAAKRVEIAVRASSSAQVYGDRALLVVAVHNLLANAIAYSSEGGRVGVGVKRSGDTVEISVTDQGIGIQRDDLDRVFERFFRVDQARSRNTGGSGLGLSIVKHTVQNHGGDVRVWSTPERGSTFTLRLPLAEPPIPATDAAGGPSQAELAAAPLPGRASHPVR; translated from the coding sequence ATGGACTCCATCTGGCTGGTCCTCGGCGCGCTGGCTCTCGGCGCGTTCCTCGGGGCCGGCTTCCTTCTCCTGCTGTACATGGCCGAACGACGCGGCGCACGTGCCGCGCAGGTCATCGCACCCACGATCCCCGACGGCGTCGAGCAGGTGCTCGACGTGCTCGAGTCGGCCGGCATCGTGCTCGATCCGTCGAACAACGTGCTGAAGGCCTCGCCGGGCGCGCTCTCGCTCGGACTCGTGCGCGGCAGTGCGCTCGTGCATCCCGACCTGCTCGAGCTCGCGGCATCCGTGCGCCGCTCCGGTGAGACGATCGCCGACGAGTTCACCCTCGCGCGCGGCCCGTACGGCGACTCGACGATGCGCCTGCGCGTGCTCGTGGCGCGACTCGGCACGCGATTCGTCCTGCTGCTGGCCGACGACCGCACCGAGTCGTACCGGCTCGACGAGGTGCGGCGCGACTTCGTCGCGAACATCTCGCACGAACTCAAGACGCCGATCGCCTCGGTGAGCCTGCTCGCCGAGGCGCTCGACCAGGCCGCCGACGAACCCGACCAGGTGCGGCGCTTCGCCGGCCGGCTCTCGACCGAGGCCGCACGCCTCGCGCACATCACGAGCGAGGTCATCGAGCTCTCCCGGCTGCAGGCGCGCGATGCGCTCCGCCCCGACGTCCTCGTCGCGATCGACGAGGTCGTGGCCGACGCCGTCGACCAGAATCGCATCGTCGCCGCGGCGAAGCGCGTCGAGATCGCCGTCCGGGCGTCGAGCTCCGCGCAGGTGTACGGCGACCGTGCGCTGCTCGTGGTGGCCGTGCACAACCTCCTCGCGAACGCGATCGCGTACTCGAGCGAGGGCGGCCGGGTCGGGGTGGGCGTCAAGCGCTCGGGCGACACGGTCGAGATCTCGGTCACCGACCAGGGCATCGGCATCCAGCGAGACGACCTCGATCGCGTCTTCGAGCGCTTCTTCCGGGTCGACCAGGCCCGATCGCGCAACACGGGCGGCTCGGGGCTCGGCCTCAGCATCGTCAAGCACACGGTGCAGAACCACGGCGGCGACGTGCGCGTCTGGTCCACCCCCGAGCGCGGCTCGACCTTCACGCTCCGGCTTCCGCTCGCAGAGCCGCCGATTCCGGCGACGGATGCCGCGGGCGGGCCCTCGCAGGCCGAGCTCGCCGCCGCGCCCCTCCCGGGGCGCGCTTCGCACCCCGTCCGATGA
- a CDS encoding response regulator transcription factor yields MTRILLVEDEIALSDPLSFLLEREGYEIEVAADGPSALVAFDRGGADLLLLDLMLPGLPGTEVCREIRARSNVPIIMLTAKDSEIDIVVGLELGADDYVTKPYSTRELLARIRAVLRRRIDADDFDDSLIEGGRVRMDVDRHTVEVDGEPVPMPLKEFELLELLMRNPGRVLTRGQLIDRVWGSDYFGDTKTLDVHIKRIRSKIEQQPSEPVQLVTVRGLGYRFEA; encoded by the coding sequence GTGACCCGCATCCTGCTCGTCGAGGACGAGATCGCCCTGAGCGACCCGCTGAGCTTCCTGCTCGAACGCGAGGGGTACGAGATCGAGGTCGCGGCCGACGGCCCGTCGGCGCTCGTGGCGTTCGACCGAGGCGGCGCGGACCTGCTGCTGCTGGACCTCATGCTCCCCGGGCTGCCCGGAACCGAGGTGTGCCGCGAGATCAGGGCTCGCTCCAACGTGCCCATCATCATGCTGACGGCGAAGGACTCCGAGATCGACATCGTCGTGGGCCTCGAGCTCGGTGCCGACGACTACGTGACGAAGCCGTACTCGACCCGCGAGCTGCTCGCGCGCATCCGTGCAGTGCTCCGGCGTCGCATCGACGCCGACGACTTCGACGACTCGCTGATCGAGGGCGGGCGCGTGCGCATGGACGTCGACCGGCACACGGTCGAGGTCGACGGCGAACCGGTGCCCATGCCGCTGAAGGAGTTCGAGCTGCTCGAGCTGCTCATGCGCAATCCGGGTCGCGTGCTGACGCGCGGGCAGCTGATCGACCGGGTGTGGGGCTCGGACTACTTCGGCGACACGAAGACCCTCGACGTGCACATCAAGCGCATCCGCTCGAAGATCGAGCAGCAGCCGTCGGAGCCCGTGCAGCTCGTGACGGTTCGAGGGCTGGGCTACCGCTTCGAGGCGTGA
- a CDS encoding CarD family transcriptional regulator — MLFEVGETVVYPHHGAATITEVKKRIIKGEEKLYLKLNVTQGDLVIEVPAENVDLVGVRDVIGKEGLDKVFEVLRAPFTEEPTNWSRRYKANLEKLASGDVIKVSEVVRDLWRRDQDRGLSAGEKRMLAKARQILISELALAEKTDEEAASTVLDEVLAS, encoded by the coding sequence ATGCTTTTTGAGGTTGGCGAAACCGTCGTATACCCGCATCACGGCGCCGCAACAATCACCGAGGTGAAGAAGCGCATCATCAAGGGTGAGGAGAAGCTCTACCTCAAGCTGAACGTCACGCAGGGTGATCTCGTCATCGAGGTGCCCGCAGAGAACGTCGACCTGGTCGGCGTTCGAGACGTCATCGGCAAGGAGGGCCTCGACAAGGTCTTCGAGGTGCTTCGCGCACCGTTCACCGAAGAGCCCACGAACTGGTCTCGTCGCTACAAGGCGAACCTCGAGAAACTCGCCTCCGGCGATGTGATCAAGGTCTCCGAAGTGGTGCGCGACCTGTGGCGGCGCGATCAGGACCGCGGCCTGTCCGCGGGAGAGAAGCGCATGCTCGCCAAGGCGCGGCAGATTCTCATCTCCGAGCTCGCGCTCGCGGAGAAGACCGACGAGGAGGCCGCTTCGACGGTCCTCGACGAGGTCCTCGCCTCCTAG